The DNA region CGGCCCAAAGAAGCCTAGCACGGACGTGTAGATGATGAAGATAGCACCCCACAGGCCCACAGGCTCTGGCCAGCTGAGGTTGCAGGTGTTCCACCCCTCCTGGATGTCTGCAAACACCACCAGCGGCAGTGACATGACCAGAGAAAAGGCCCAGACCGTGGCGCTGGCCAGCTTGGCCACCCGAGGGCGGCGCCAGCGGGCGGAGCGGATGGGGTGGACCACGGCCAGGTAGCGGTCCACGCTCATGACGGTCAGGCAGAAGATGCTGGTGAACTGGTTGATGCCGTCCAGCGTCATGACCAGGCGGCAGAGCACGGGGCCGAAGGGCCAGTAGGAGATGGCGTTCTGCGTGGCCACGAAGGGCAGCCCCAGCATGAGGAGCACGTCGGCCACGGCCAGGTTGAGGATGTAGATGTTGGTGACCGTCTTCATCTTGGCGTGACGCAGTACCACGTAGATGACCAGCGCATTGCCGCCTAGCCCCACTGTGCACACCAGCAGGTAGAGCACAGGCACCACCACCGCCCGGGCGCCCGGTGAGGGCACCAGCCCCGCCAGCGTCCCATTCTCGCCGCCGCTGCCTGTGGCTGCCGAGGAGGCATTCCAGCTGGTCAGTGGGGAGGCCGGGAACAGAGGCTCCATCGTGGCCGCCGCGGGCAGGGCAGGGTGAGCGGGAGCGCCGGGCGCATCCACTGCAAGAGAATGAAGCACACGGAGCGACTGACCAGGAGGGTGTCTCCCCTGCGCCCGGCCCCACTGGCCCAGGAGGCGCAGGATTACCCCGTGGCGCCAGGTAAACATGATTACTCATGTTCAACTGGGCTGGGAATCACATTAAGCAAATTGTTTGGAAAACAAGCCCAGAGAGGAAGGAGCAGCAGGACAGCTGCCGTGGGGGCAACGGGCAGACGGCCCTGTGAGCCCAGACGCCGTCTGTCGATACCACGATGGCTTCCAGAGACCTGACCGTCCCTCTCCACCCCAATGCCCCCCTTCCTGGCTCACCCATGGCCACTCTCGAGTCTGTGGCTGGCACCGTCTCTCTGAGGCCTTGTGGAGTCCTGGGGGTGGCACTGATACACCCAACTTGCAGATAAGGGACTAAGGATGGTGGGAGTCACCTCCCAGGGACTCGCAGGACAggtggagaggggtggggggagggataaggaGGCTGAAACATCGGCTGGGCACCGCAAGCCCAGGCCAGCCAGAAGTGCAGTGACACCGGCCAAGCCCACTCTCCTGGGTGACCCCAAAGCTGGACTCTGGGTTGCCTCCTGGAACCATCGGAGGGTGCCGGGCCTTCCGTGTGGCTGAAAAACCAGAACTCAGGCTGCAGAGGCTCTGCCAGTGTCCAACTGGTGAGCCACGTCCGTGTCACCCCAGCAAAGCCCCAGCCGCATGACCAAGAGGAGCTGGTTTCCCTGCCCCCAACAGCTATCCGCCACAGCATGGATGTCACTGGGCCAAGGAGACGACCAGGGACATAGATGCACATGCTCTCTGGCAGGGCCATCACCCAGCCCAAGGACAGCAAGTCTGAAGCCCCAGGCAGAGGGCACCGAGCGGGAAGGGGTATATGAGGACCCCACACCATGAACAAGCAAACACATGACAGGCAGAGACGAATTACAGCCTGGGCCACTGGCCAGGAGGAAatgcacgtgtgcgtgtgtggcGGGGGAACGATATGGGAAGCGTGGACAGAGGGAAGGCTTCGGGGTGATGGGGTTTTGTAGAGAAAGAGCCAAGGCAAAGATGGGGGAATGGCATCTGCAGGTCAGGGTGATGGGCACACGTGTATCCATTATATTGTTTTTGTACTTTTCTCTATGTTTAAATTGTTCATAAAAACGGTGATGctcaggagaaaataaatacctCCATTgatgagaagaggaggaagggaagatgggGGCTGACACCTCCGGCAGGGGATGTGGGGCTAGCAGGGAGTCTAAGTGCCCCCAGGGGACCAAGACAAGGGCCTGAGCGGGGCTGGAAAGGGCCGTAATGACAAGCCAGGGTCAGCTGACCCCCCGTGCTCCCAAGTCACCTCAGCACAGAGGCCGCCAGGCCCGGACTGGGGACCCCAGGGTTGGGGAGGGCAACTGCAATCTTGTAGACAAGGGGGCAGAATAACCAACTCTGACAACGACAGGGAAAAACTCTCTGCCAGATGGGCGGACACACCCGGATGCTAACAGACACTGGGAAACGCGACCCAGAAAATCAACAGTGAGAAGGTGGATCAGTGGATTCGTTTCAggtgaaataaaagtaaatgactGAACAAGTGTGCTTAAGATATGTGTTAAAATGTTTAGAATCCTCtaggaatggataaaaatattctgaaatgaaTTTGGCTTCTGTCTAAGGAGTAAAATGAACAAGTGtctatttttgaaaattacaaCTCTTGGGTGTGAAAAACATCATCatttggacaaaaaaaaaagccccacaaAAGTCTGGACACAGATGAAGAGAGAATGGGGGAATCGGAAGAGGGGCTGAAGGACTCCCTCGGAGCAGGTGCAGTGGTGGGGGTGCAGAGGTACCTGCAGAACTGACTCAGGGCAAGAGTCCTGCTCAAAAGGGAAACCCTGTCCctaacaggataaagaaaaaatgcagCAGCGTCAGAGTCAACCTACAGAGAGTCGAGGACGAAGAGAAAACCCTGAAGAACGCAGACGGGCTGCCTGTACGGAAACCCAGAACAGTGCGGGTTAGGATAGGACAACAGGTTCCGTAAGCGGGGTGGCGGGGGGAACTGGGGGAGCCGGGGGAGAGAGAAACGCTGTCACCCCTGGAATCCCCACCGGGAGGAGGCTTCCGGCTGGCCTGAAGGGGAAAGAGACCTTTCTCTGTGCGTTGCTGAATTTGCTGGTCCAGGTGCTGAGCACACCTGCTGTATATCATGACCTGATATGAGGTGTATGACaaaaaattctgttaaaaaaaaaggccaagGTAGGCTGCCAAGGGATGACGCATTTCAAGACAAAGCTGgcggcgggtgggggtgggggggacttgccccgtggtccagtggttaagagtctgcacttccactgcagggggtgcaggttcgatccctggttggggaactaagatcccacatgccgcgagacgtggccaaaataaataaataaataaataaataaataataaaaaagatgttttaaaatacaaagctTGGGGGTCCCTTGGGCTGTGCtctgggttgggggcaggggtgggtggggctggtgcCCAGGTGGCAGGAGGGACACCCCGGACACTCTGAGACTGGACACCTGCAGGCTTGATCTGGTGGGTGGGAATTGACCTGTTGATCCCTgttccccagggcctggcacagaggggccccctcacattttaaaaagaaattaaatgtaaaataatgtttaaagctCCCTTGAGGTGCTAATGGGGAAGGAATTCTAGAAGGACGCTGGTCTGGAGACAGCCAGGTGGATTGTGTGAGCATCAGGGTGGAGAGTCCTGGGGCTACACCCTCTCCCCAAAGATATCCAAAGCAGAGGCTTTCTGGGGGCTGGGTGGAGAAGAAGGAGCTCAGACGCACCTGAACGTGAGTTTGATTCTAAATCAGATGAGCACCTTGTCTTCAGGAAGCGGCCAGGTGTTCCTGCTGCCCAGAACCCAGAGGGTGCTGAGCAGACTGCCAGGCCCCTGCATCCCCCCAGATACCCCAACGCCTGAGTTAAACTTCAGAGAAGTGAAGAACAAAATTAGGTTGATCGTGCCGCTCCTGCCTCTTGGAACATAATTCTGCAAGAGCCATCATTCAGAGAGAGCAATCTTCTTAGTCACAGAAATCACACGCTCGTGGGGAACTTATCCCTCCAGCCCTTCCCCTCTGCGGGTAAGGGATTCGGGGTGGGGGGTAGCTGAGGAACGACCACGGGCCAACACTGGGGCTTTCTGACCCAGAGGCCCCCACCAGGAAGGGACCACCTGCCCACTGCTGtggcacagggaatagagcccaccccctgccccagcccttccCTACACACTGGCCAAGGGGTCTTAGGTAAGTCACACCACTTCTCTGAGCCCTGGCTCCCTGTAATAGGTGACACCTACAAAGCCACTGAGCAGAGGAAATGAGTCCAGGCACACAGTGGCGCTCAATAGCTGCTGAgatgtctgacacatagtagtgCTCAATAGCCGCTCCCACCCACGTGCCCCAAACAGCCCAGCACCTCCTCCCCAGCACCAGGAGCCCTGGGCTCTGTGGAGAATGTGCCAGAGCCTCCCCGGGGGACCTGGGAGGGGGCCTCGGTGCTCAAGTGTGCCATGCCCTGGGGGAGGATCAGCGTGGTCCAATTCCTTCTAGGCTCACCCAGTGTGAGGTCAGCAGGAAGGAGCCGGCCCTGCAGCCCAGGGGCAGCTGTGGAAGCCACCGAGATCGAGATCGAGGCTTGCTGGTCCTGGGGCCTCACCTGTGCAGGGTGGGGGCAAATGGGCGGAGGATGTCGTGGCTAAGAGGACAGGCCTCAGCACCACCCAAGGGCCCCCACCCAGGCCTGCCTCCCCTGGGACGGCCTGGATCGTGGGTGCAGCCGATGGCAACCCCCATTCCTGTCCCTCCCCTGAAACACGCTCCATCTGTCCTTAAGGCAGCCTTGGTCTGGGGTATCCCTTCCACATGAGGGGGAAACCGAGGTGGGTGAGGGTGGGCTCCATGCAGCAACAGGGAGGCCAGGCTGGTACAGCCCCCTCCTCAGGGTCTCTGCAGGGTCTGCATGCCCTGCAAGAAGTTTCCAAAGCCACATTTGGCCCCCAGCATACTTTCTCAGAACTCCCGGCCACTATCTCACTGGGAACCAATGGTGGGTCATTGTTATCGGTGCCAGGCGACCACGTCTGCCCAGGAGGCTCCCCGTCCTCCCCTCGAGTGGCCACTGTCCCCAGGAACCTGTTCTCTTCAAAGGAGGCTCAGCAGCAGCCAGGACTGCCTCACACTTTGCGCAGCAGGCGCTCTCCCACTCGCTTTCTCCCCAGAACCCCAGGCCGGCAGGAGGGGCAGGGACAAGGCAAGTGGGCAGGTGAGGGCCCCACCTGGACCCTGGGTGGGCAGATAGCACACAGGTGAACTTCCAGGCTGCGTGCTCCCTTCTGGAGAGGGTGGCCCCCAGAGCACAGGTGCCAAGGCCTGGACACGCCAGGGTTCCAGCCCCAGCCGCCAGGGCCCCAACCCCTCTACTCCCCAGTCCAGGGTGAAGCACACCGGGAACCCCAGGACCAGGCACCTTGTGCTCTGCAAGGCAGGGCCCTGGAGCTGGCCCAACACTGCCTGCACTCTTCCCACCGCTCACGGACCACCGCCTCCCCTCTGCCAGCACCCCCCACCCAGGGGCCCCCGCGGCTCCTGCGCCCTCCGCGGTCTGCTTTTTTCGCACCCACTCCAGCCACAGCCTCCTCGCGAAACCTCCCGGCTGCGCCGTCCACCCTCGCCAGCCCCTGGGCGAGCCCCGCTGCGGCGCCCTCCGTGAGGAGGTCGGGCCGGGAAAGGCACGGTGGGCAGAGCCAGAGCGGGTCGACCCAGTCTCCCTGAGGTTTCTGCCCTGACTCTGGCACATCGGGTCCAGAGGCCGGAGGATGGCGAGGGTGGGGAGCgagggagtgggagaggatgGCGGCCGAGGCTGGGGAGCAGacggaaggggaggggagggactcaGGACGGAGGCAGGAGAGCTCCAGGAGTGCCAGGGCGGCGCAGGGCTGCGCGCAGGGTGGTGAGACTCGTGGAGAGGGTAAAGGAGATCTGTGAGGGACCCTGGCGAGAGCGGAGGGAAGGGGCGAGGGCGGGGATGCGGGGGGCAGGGGCGCGCGGCACTCACCTGGGCAGGGCAACCCCTTGGGCCCTCGGGGAGCCAAGTGCCCGCGCTGCGCTGGCTCAGGACTCTGGGCTCCTCTCTGGGGCTCGGGGTGCTGACAGGGAGGCGGGGAGCGGTAAGCGTCGGAGGGAGGTGGGGGTGCCTGGGGCGGGgcgaggggcggggctgggggcgggcaCTCGGCTCCCCGCGGGGCCCCACGCCCAGTCCATCCTCTGTCCCTTGCTCCTCCCCGGGCCTCCGCAGTTCACCCGCAACCCTCGTCCCGTAGGCGGCGACTCCGATGACAACGGCACCCCCACTACATTCTCTTCTGTCCGCTCTGGCCGCAGACCCGAGCTTGGGGGGTCCTGTCCCCAGAAGGGGTTTGAGGGGACTCAAAGTGCCCTTCCGAAAGTCTGAGGAGGATTGAGGAGGGGCCCTCAACTCGGGGTGAAGCGCTGGAGGCTGACTCTGATGGATAGAGTGGGGCTGTGTCCGAGAGATGGGGGTCAGGACGACGGCCAAGGGGCAGCAGGTGGCCACAGCTGGCTGGGTGGCTCACTCTGGGGTCTCCCCTTAGCAGGCATCAGAGTCACCCAAAAGAAGGCATCTAAACGCAGGTGTCTGCCGGTCACGCCCAGAGTGCTGACTCCACAGGTGGGCAGGCCTGAGAATCTTCATTTCTGCCAagctcccaggtgctgctgctgctgcttcaggGGCCGCACCTTAACAGCCAGTGACTTTAACCAGCAGCGTTGAGCACCTGTGCTTCATCAGGCAGGGAGAGCTGGGTGGGGTCTGGACATTCCCTCACCAGGATGCAGCCCCCAGCACCCTTACCCTGCCCCCATCTGGGGGAGCTCAGCTCTGGTTGAATGAAATGAGCTGCTCTCAGATGATGGCTTGACCCCCAAGACAGCAGGACCCTCACCCAAGGGGATGCAGGCAGCCATGGGCTGCATGTGGACAGGTGGGGACAGCGTCCCGCTGCCCCTGTATATGGAGGTACTGGCAGGTCCCTCAGCAGGGCTGTGTGCCtagaccctttcttttcttcttcatggtTTTCTGTGATATTACATTTTCTACAAGGAGCATGGCTTATGATTTAATCAAGAAAAAGCACCTAGAGATCTAAGGATCCCAGCCCGGAGGCCAATGCCGCTCTTCACACAGGCTCCCCTTGGGGAGGCTGGGCTGCTTCCTGGAACACACAgtaccccctccccagccagacTCAGACCCCCATATGCTCAGGAAGTCAccagcctcccttcccccaccccaggctctctCCCTCGTGTCCCCCAGCTCTCTCTCCGAGGAGGCTGCACAGACCCCACCCCCACGGACGTGAGGCCAGGAGCCCAGCCAAGGGGAAATGGAGTTGGGGAGTGGAAAACCACCCCCTCGGAGTGCAGCCCTCCCCTGTAGTCCCTGCCAGTCTGTCCAAAGGCTGAGGAGTCCTGCTGGCCATCAGACGGGCAGCTGCCAGCCTGGCC from Tursiops truncatus isolate mTurTru1 chromosome 15, mTurTru1.mat.Y, whole genome shotgun sequence includes:
- the SSTR5 gene encoding somatostatin receptor type 5 is translated as MEPLFPASPLTSWNASSAATGSGGENGTLAGLVPSPGARAVVVPVLYLLVCTVGLGGNALVIYVVLRHAKMKTVTNIYILNLAVADVLLMLGLPFVATQNAISYWPFGPVLCRLVMTLDGINQFTSIFCLTVMSVDRYLAVVHPIRSARWRRPRVAKLASATVWAFSLVMSLPLVVFADIQEGWNTCNLSWPEPVGLWGAIFIIYTSVLGFFGPLLVICLCYLLIVVKLKASGMRVGSTRRRSERKVTRMVVVVVLVFVGCWLPFFIVNIVNLAFVLPEEPASAGAYFFVVVLSYANSCANPLLYGFLSDNFRQSFRKVLCLRKSYGTEDADATEPRPGQSSRLQEAMLPARSCEANGLMQTSKL